The Corythoichthys intestinalis isolate RoL2023-P3 chromosome 1, ASM3026506v1, whole genome shotgun sequence genomic interval tatggacagaatttctaggcgcagccgaagcgttgagggtgtccggtttggtggcctcagcattgcatctctgctttttgctgttggcttcatcaagccgtgacctccaactctcactggggcggttcgcggccgagtatgaagcggttgggatgaagatcagcacctccaaatccgagaccatggtcctcagccggaaaagggtggagtgccctctccgggttggggacgagatcctgccccaagtggaggagttcaagtatcttggggtcttgttcacgagtgagggtaggagggagcaggagattgacaggcggatcggtgcagcgtctgcagtgatgcggactctgcaccagtccgttgtggtgaagaaggagctgagccaaaaggcgaagctctcgatttaccggtcgatctacgttcctaccctaacctatggtcacgagctgtgggtcgtgaccgaaagaacaagatcccagatacaagcggccgaaatgagtttcctccgcagggtgtccgggctctcccttagagatagggtgagaagctcggtcatccgggaggggcttggtgtcgagccgctactcctccgcgttgagaggagccagttgaggtggctcgggcatttggttcggatgcctcctggacgcctccctggagaggtgttccgggcatgtcccaccggcaggaggccccggggtcgacccaggacacgctggagagactatgtcactccgctggcctgggaacgccttggaatcccgccggaggagctggctgaagtggctggggagagggaagtctgggcttccctgctaaagctgctgcccccgcgacccgaccccggactaagcggaagataatggatggatggatggaagagtagcgttacctcaaaataatattactcaagtaaaagtaaaagtagtcatccaaaaaatgtcctcaagtacaagtaaaaaaaagtatttggtgaaaagaatactgaagtaatgagtaacattctaAGTAATTGCTTacctttttgtttatttatttatttttttaacaatggtattttctttctcagcacaaatatatctatatggactgttgttataatgatactgtacaataactcaatacataaccacattaagcagaagaaatacaaaacaaagaaaaaaaaaatcattgaattccgccaagagaaaaaaatgacagaaatgaagcattattcctccaaagagcatgagtgccctctagtgaagaaatagttccttaattgttactattatgaaattaaaaggatcatatctcctgtTTTCCGCGGTTAATCGGCGCCAAATAAAATTTGAagagctttcgagtcatgtttagggtagcgctctatgtcaaatacttaattttttatggtgctttaaagacgccatgtgattgaacaggctggcgtgattatAGAATGGCAAAATggcatctgattggtataactgagtcatgtgatttttgttgcgatgtctcattggtgaaattggtagagctactcttggcgtcgctggcaaaaaaaaaaaaaatctaaaatggagaaaaaagacaaaaaaattttacgactcttgtgtagcccaaagtggcGGCGTAATAGTTgcgttttttctttacaaatctactctcctaaaagtaaaaagtatgactttgtaaaactactcttcgaagtacatttttttcaaaaagttactcaagttatGTAAcgagttactacccacctctgccagagaataagtcgcattttggggggggaatttatttgataagatccaacaccaagaacagacaggtaatcttgaaatgtaatttaaaataaaaatggagtagaacaacaggctgagtaagtgtacagtatgctaGTTTCTCGCTAACTTCAAACTCTCTTTTTACTGCTTGATGACCATTTTCGGCTGCATATTtcactacttgcagcttgtaatGTGGagaatatgttttattttcgGTGCCATTTTGTTCAGCCCCTCTCAGttggttttatttgtttttataagttaccgccaatggtgtaccgcaagcaacatgtcacttctgctcattaatattcaggaCGTTAGCTACTATTGCTAAGGGAGGACACGcgaccgtttgtccccaataggaactgaatggaaatcgtgtatgaaggagatgtttacaaagctaaacctaccaattctctccgaaaatgttgtccctggtgccaaattcacttgcaaagatgtggaagtacataaaaatgttcagttaaaaagaTGGCTTAagtgtcaagggctgaaaaagacgaaaaaaaaacgagccgaccttagccttagcttttttatcgacacttttttcttacgcgactgacaatgacattttcctgtttcaacaagctatcctttaccaccagccccgtctttcctatatattatatcctctggttgtcccacgtctctgaccgtttttggggggaatttatattttgtgtagcgatcgcaaatgctactcagtgacagccaacaaatacttttaattttttcgttaACAAATCTTctgtaatttatttacacttcccccttcctaaagttttttttttttttttttttttttacaacagaaacggtaacagtggcaatcagataccattgtaattcttttcaggtcattcattgtcagacagaggcagtacggcacaacgttacgctaaaaaattagttaaaaatataaaaatggcttacttctttgtcctctgaaagaccatgccaacccaacaaaatgtttactgcatacgaaatgtgaatggattcaccgagctggtgttaaagtccgcgtaagttgattcggtcttcacattttttcctcccgagtttttggtttcgggaaacgtatgaagaaaacatccttcatatgccaTATGCCATATCCctcataatgtctagagttgtttctaaaagttccaaacaagcaatgtgtgatcggtatgttcatttttgaaagattaccggagaaatgtagcacaaataacattgtttctatgggcaggtctataatgtcccacttcagctttacttccgctttacgatgcgacgtcacggtctaaaaatagcatgcgtgcggtgcgCCATTAAACACAGGCCTTGAATGCCATGTTGCGGTTTATtgtgaaaataacatgtgaaatgatgtcCTAATAATGTGtcgataatttcacacataaatcgctccagagtataagagaCACCcctggccaaactatgaaaaaaaccctgcaatttatagtctgaaaaatacagtaaatacattTCCCAATAAAAGTACTACTTAATACTCCGCTGCaacttttatattttttatctttGTTATCATGCATTtattggcttgtgcgacttatattccaaAAAAGAAGTTAAATACTAAGGAATTAAgtagttttaaaaatatatattccagAATATTATTCGGGGCTATAACCAGAGTGAATTTCTTGGTTTCATTCACTTTAATtgtattcatttggttttattaacattttattaatcCATTAATACCGTAGTCGGTGATGCTAAACCACTGTCGAATATATTTGCTCACCCTCCCCTTCCACATTGGCGGATGCCAAGTTTGCATAACCTGGATTTTTAATTCCCCTGGGAGGCCTCACTTGTCAACTATAGTTGCTGTCTTCCATTTGTAGCCTTAATGGAAGCGGCATCTTTTAGAAAGCAGTCTAAAAGAAGAAGTCTTTCCATGGCTTATCACAGATTTTACTGTGACTCTAGCCATCTGCATTCTGGCACCGAtgctattgttactgtcagGTTGTTCAGTCGGATTTTCGAAAAACTAAAGGTTACCGAACAAAATGTAACCCCCCCTGGTTCCAAATCAcaatgataacacacatcaacaTCCAAGAAATAAAGTTAGAAATGCTTCAATAAtggatacagcaataaatatgaATGGCTTTCATGGGGACAATTTAGTCCATTTTGATGCCTAttcgtgttttttttacatgctgCATAATTATACACTTTATGGGTAGGAATAGCTCCTGCACTCAAGCGAGTAATAAAGGCTAATGGCacatcacacaaataaacaacAGCACGCAAACAAACAATAGAGCATGCATGTTGTTTGCTTTATGCGGTTGAATGAATTGATTGACTCCGGTTAGCAGACTCACCAGAAAAAAACATGGACTCACTTGATACGGTTCACAGATTAGAGTCAACATTAAGTCTGCTGTTTTTGCACACATAGCACGATAAATTACATATCCTGTTCTACGGTTATCACCACGGCAATTTTGTCAGTGATTATTTAATCGCTCACTGGCAGCCTTTATTGGCATATTGTACAAACAACACAATGATAGTGGTATTAAGCTAGAAACAAATGTCCAATGTGGAAATAAAAATAGAGAACTAAAACACCCAACTATTTCAACATATTTTATAAAGGCGgagtttaaagagcatacgacatgacaaaaaagtcttaaatagcattattatgtgaattagaatcatattttgagacgattcgactatatacaacaatgtagcaaagcgcagatgacgagaaattagtcttttaatctgccggttagccacgcctaccattatagggctctagcgtccccaacaggtggatgacgtcagcgggagaattagctcatcggttttactattccgcCCATTGagcggaattattcagaacgaggaaacgcgacgaagagagccgcaaaatgtcattgtttcagtttctctgctccaatatttttacaggatattctttttatccaagtatttttccccaatagctaaataaatggcttgagaaggaccagtcagcccatcgagggggaattattcacaacgaggaaaacgcgacgaagagagctgcaaaatgtcattgtttctgtctctctacttcaatatttttacaggatattatttttatacaggtatttttcctcaattgctaaataaatggcatggtcatgacaaataaccgtcttgtgctaaatggaatatgaaatcataaaaatgctcttattcaggatgacatggcaaaattactccataatggtcaaaactgtcaacttcacctttactgtcgcacctcccgaacgatattttatgacacctaaatcgggcttatgtcatttcccttccccggcttcagagaatgtgaacaaaccaagaggggtgacagctagccgacatgctaacccgaaccgagtgatgtttcaaagtcttcgaagcggaaaatcacacataactagcccggaacttttgacatgacgactgggttgtcgattatctttgctgatcggcaaaccgcccggcggagagcaatttacagttcgttccccggaggagggcggctgcagttgtcgtgcagctaacgtgcagctaatgtgcatgaggagagctttttacatgcctatcaacgatcaaacgtaagtagtcctttatttaaagaaagtttgtagtgtttactttgtaatcgctgtatccacggctatttttaacacaaagttacaATTTCTGAtcaggtggaaaatttgacagaacatcgggTATATCTGTTCCAAGAGTGCAAAAGCCGAGTACAGTGCTCGCCCGGTGGGGGTATGtgcgacaaggagcatgtcagccacaaaatgcaagccacctccgtattaaaatgatcccagtattcgacataacacaaaacaagatgtttgttcacttcctcgtaagtcctatggtcccacagtagtagggcttgttttggtcaatatccacggtgaatgggaaccttttgaaactccaaaaaggcgcacacgcctctccctcatacagcaagatttttctgcagccgtttggctggcgtgatgcgaaaaataaatgtattaatgggCAAAATCAGCTGGATCCTTAGTTCTTCtcctacaacagtacggctgtatagtgaagaagactccttctaccgtacacgttacagcgccctctttctcaactcgagactgttgcctgaaagcactcattttcatggcgcgggattcaaaaaactaaataaatatagcgatcgcttccacacaaatccaagcggtccatatcattcaggagtataaaataccggtgtgtattatgaaataaacatgctttttcgcatTACATGCGTTTTAAGGGGCCGAGTTGGCCAGCcctccccctggtggccgaaaagtgtcattgcatttaattgactttcctgtatatgatttaaaagtttttcagtaaaatattgtctataaaggttttaaagcaattaaacaaaaaacaaaaatgaataaaatgcacaaaaaattATTATAGAATAAAactaaagcgacaacaactactgggcaagaaccaaggattgaaagcaTGAagcgccagagagcaccgccaaatggtgagcagagtttcaatttgccccactaaagaccttCATTGtaaaacagagccaccaccggtgtcttgccaatgtagttacccccgtcaaaaatggtATCCCCTGGCCATGGgagcacacacattagttatgagttatgtcgacttaattaattgaagccagaaaagaaccacagttatatattttggacatcaacgtttattaaactggagaaactccatacaggtctTGAATttaagtaataacagttataggtcatcctacgagtaaaacagtaaaacattgctttttttacgttcagtatgtatgttatgttatacaacagaaaaaaaagttcaaaaaaaaaaaaaaaaaaaaagtgttttaaaacctcgtagataactacaccacaaaaaaaaaacacgaaaatcaagtaaatcagtgcagcgcagtggctccgcccaggggatacaatttttgacaggggtaactatattggcacgacactggcgggcataccatattcagtggatgacgatctgggtgaaaagtatagctgtcctaatcggcctgatttagaattcccctcaagaatgatgggaaacaaaaaaacgctcttttttaacttattattataaatatacttgtaggttaattttattgctgacactgcgtttcagggtcatcaacatgttgtggcccccccgccccaaaagtcaaactccacctatgataTTTTAATGTGCACTTCAAAAGGGACTGAACTATCATGTTAACCTGGATATGTGATTGTGCGCTGTCCACTAAACCTCCAGTGTTTGCTGCTGTATTGTTATTACACTCAAAATGGCTTACGGCCCTTTTCGCACCGTGGCTAAGCTATTTATATCATTTCTGTCTCTTGCCTGCAGCCCCTTGCTCGGCCAACACCTTTTTCTGCCACAGCAACATGTGCATCAACAACTCACTGGTTTGCAATGGCGTCCAGAACTGCGTTTACCCATGGGATGAAAATCACTGCAAAGGTAAGATAGATAAGAAAAGGTCAAGTAATTGTCACCTCCGCTTGTAGGTGAAATAAGCAGAAGACAAAGGTGATGTATTCGGCTCCGTATATCTGTccgtgttcaagataactcaagactGATTTAAAGAATTATCATCCAATTTTCAgaatatgtttgtaatatgaaacagaagaTGTCATTAAATGTGACGAAATTAGATTAAAGGTCACTGAGGTCAGAAATCCGTTTTTGTTCTAGATAACTCACAAACGAAAAAGGGATTACAGTGATctctcgtttttcacggttaatggggaccagaacctgccgcgatgAGGGAAAAACCACTAAGAAGCGccccctttttttgtgtgtgtgggtgtgttcattgtgtttattcagatttagcattggaaagagataatactgtataagacatgtttttttcacaaagtatatataaaaaaaactagtatcttatatatattttaataaatggttttaagcacttcaaatataataataattctgataagttttaaacatgttgctgtcccaccgaattattttataGAAaattgcttgtctttattaaatgcttaattgagtgagtccactcaaatctgctcaacctgctcacttacacacaatgagttgccacagcaactctaACCAGCTAaccagctaaacgatgattgacacatgcggcgccTTGAAGTGTCAGCTtccaagcgtctctggcaagatcaaatttTAACGTCTCTCAattatcgttaactttaataagtaaCTCCAGTGCAATgccagaccaagaaaagcagcaggagggagagggaaagctcatctgtattttttagggtttttttctaattgaaaaaatatccgCGATGGACAAAtggcacgaagtttgaagcacgaagtagcgaggtatcactgtataattAAACTTGCAAGATATGTTTGTAATACGAAGCAGGttttgaggtcaaaggtcactgaGGACCGAAATATATTTGTATTCTAGCTAACTCAAGAATGAAAAAGGGATTGTGATCAAACTTTCAAGATATGTTTGTAATAAGAATTGGAAGGGTGATGAAGTTTTGCTGCTTTTGGCAAAGATCAAGTGTGGTAATGAAGCcagaggtcacagaggtcagaaataggGGGGAGGGTAACAACAACTAGATAATGAATTAACCTATCTACCTCAAAATTATAGGGTAGGTGATATGATGAAGACAAAGAGTTATGACATGTTGGGGCATGAGAGAAAAGAGCGCCCATTCAAGAAGGGTCCAGCTGTATTCTGAAGTACTCGCCAACAGCGCCCCTTGCTTTCAATGACTAATAAGATCAAGCGTTTGTCATCCGCCAACCGTGTCCATGCTTTCAACTACCAATCAGATCAAGCATTCGTCATCCACCAACAGCCCCGCCTGCTTTCAAGGATTAATCAGATCAAGCGTTCGTCATCCGCCAACCATGCTCCCTAATTTCAATGACCCTAACCTTAAACCCTAATCCCTTTTCTGCGTAATGGCACGCGAAAGGTACCAAAAAGGGGCGTGGAAGATTGGCGAGTACTGTGGGCCGCAGCTGGACCTACTTGGCCCATTCTGCCAAATATGataatgctttgaatttggctgcttaagTGGAGATCTTCTCCCTCAGGTGCTCCTCTAATTTGTACTATATTATGAAATTTTGACTTACCCCCACTTTTTTACCATCTAGAGAAGCGATCAAGGGGTCTCTTCCACCAAATTACCAAGACCCACGGCACAGTCATTGGTGTCTCATCCGGGATCGTGTTGGTTCTTCTTATTATTTCTATCCTGGTCCAGATGAAGCAGCCCCGGAAAAAGGTAACTGACAATGCTGTAGTGTGCAAGCCAGTAGTGGTCCCTGTCGCTCtgcaacacacacaaaattcaCTTGGTAACAGTTGGTACTACTCATCTATGTTGCTGAAGAGAAGACAAAGTTTAGACGGTGGCTGTCCAAAACAGTCCTCAAGGGCTGCTgttggtcctggtttttgttcctatcaATCGAGCGCAGACAGTTTAGCCACATACGTTTCTACTGAAACAACCAACGGCTGacagcaatcaactgattacacttttaAGACACCAGACTGGTGGaaaaggtgttgtcttgttttgttggaatgaaatccaacaCCCATCCAACAACCAAcacagtttggacacccctggtttagactgTTGTGTTTTTGTCCAGGTGGTAGCCCGCCGACCAGGCGTCTTCAACAAAGCAGGTCTGCAAGAAGTCTTCGACCCACCGCACTACGAGCTCTTCTCGCTACGTGACAAGGAGATGTCGTCTGACTTAGCTGACCTGTCCGATGAGCTGGACAGCTTCCACAAGGTTCGGCGCTCGTCCACCATGTCACGCTGCGTACACGAGCATCATTGCGGCTCGCAGGGGTCCGTGGGGACGGGCGGCGGAGGCGGTGGCAGCATCAAGCACAGCCGCACCACATTGAGCTCCATGGAGCTGTCCTACCACAATGACTTCTCCAAGCCACCGCCCATGAAGACCTTCAACTCAACCGGCACCTACAAGAAAAGCTGCTATGGCTACAAGCAGCATGCTCAGACTCACGACTGCGACCAGCAGGTCATCGAGGACCGCGTCACAGAGGAGATACCCTGCGAGATCTACAGCCGAGGCGGCGGGGCCACAGGCGGCGTGGGTATCGGCGGGGCGGTGGGCATCACAGGGGGAGTGGCCATGGCTGGGGGCATGGGAATGGCGGGGGGAGTGCCCATGGCCGGGCCCAGTGGCATTGCTGGTGGCATTGGAGGCAGCATGGGTGGTGCTTGCGGCACCCTCACCATCCGTGGCAGCAGTTCCCGCAACAGCACCTCAGTGGTTGATCCCCAACAACGTTCCATGTCCATGGACTTCTAGAAAGAGAGTCTACTCTCCACGGGGTTGGAAAACCGGGatcaaaaaaccaaaaacaaaacctTAATGGTCAAACACCAACAGCATTCCATCTCACATGGACTTTTAATATGAAAATCTCTGTGGGATCGAAAACTGGGATCAAGGAACTGCAGCAACCAAGAGAGTTTAAAGTCAGACCTGCATGCACACCACTCAAATGCAGGAAGAAGAACCAATGGAAAAACTTAAGTAGAATCTTCTGTCCATGGAATGGGAAAGCCGGACTACAAGGACCAGAACAACTGGACCAACTGAGAGAGTCCGGATTCAGACCTGCATGCAGACACTCGGCTGGATCAAGAAACCACCCAGAGAGATTGACCATTCAAGACTCTTTCTTAACTTTTTACATCTGTTCACCTGCCATGCACAGACAGatacgtatatatacataatgtcttgaaataatttattagaaTTCTTTTTTATTATGGTGCGTGTTCCATCACTGTCACATCTCAGATAAACAGGCCTTGTGACAGGGTGGGATTTAAAGTTGTCAACGTCTTTTCCTTTTGCCTGTTGATCAGTTCAAAATTGCTGTCGCATCCCAACAATTTTAAATGTCTGGCTGCAATCACAATCACCTGGTCAGTTACTTCCCTCCCCTGGTTGGGATACGTCACAACAAACCATGTGACACAGCGCTCTTCTGGTATTGGTCACAGGAATGTAAACATAAAGTATTTTGGGCTAATAGGTAAAACTGGACAATCTAGGACAGGGgtggtccggtcctcgagagcacccatccagcttgttttccatgtctccctccttcaacacacctgaatcaaataatcaggattgttatcaaGCTCCTGCAGACCCTGCTGATGtggtgatcatttgattcaggtgtgttaaagagaaccatggacagaaagacttgtattgcttaaaagataaatattagtatgagttataacaacttgatattcaaacccctcctaattttttcgtttttataaaatttgaaaaattagtttaaccagtGGGTCGCCATTGATGTTGACAatgcaatgcactctgggcggtTACATCACTGGGCAGCACTGCGTacctccacagtgtcactcgttagctacataaacatgtcgtcgattctgcccttccaatttgaacccgagcggaaaattgatgagcaggacagcactgtcgatatttcacaaaacgagcagcaaaagcaattaaatgaagcTCTCCAGCAGGATTCGAATCCGAGTTTCACATGCGACAGACAAGCGCATAGACCACAGGTCTAGGGCCATACTTCCGCGTGACGTtagagtcatgattttccttataaagcaatcgcaacccacatgcGTTGTCTGTTTGTGCGGTAAAACATGAAAGGGAAacacaactgaaaagaaagtgatcagacagcaagcagacaacaataaaataGGGATCGTGTAAGAGGATTTAtaggacacacaaaaaaacatgcgatcgcGAAaggggagacacaaaaagggtacgtgacagtaggtcggaataaaaaaaaaatttaaaaacgagGGAAAACCGCGGTGAGAGGCAGATAAACGAAAaacaacaaggcaatgatgcaactagcaatgaagggatatacaaactgtcaaatggcatcaAGTCACTAtcttggcaagccgcctaggatcggttgaaagacactgctgatgagctggaattggatgcaggtttgacgttgggaactcatcccacatctcC includes:
- the LOC130921698 gene encoding neuropilin and tolloid-like protein 2; protein product: MHRAWILIVLIEEGLALAQRTKDSLSDNGVQSPNQNDCGTWVRTINGGVFTSPNYPNTYPPNKECVYILEALPRQRIQLAFDKNYYIEPSFECRFDHIEIRDGPFGFSPLINRVCGGKNPGPITSTGRFMWIKFTSDEELEGLGFRIKYTFVADPDFHLHVGGLLNPIPDCQFELGGYDGVIRSSQVDETKRVKPGDALDCIWTIRAPPQSKIYLRFMEYQMEHSNECKKNFVAIYDGSSAIENLKAKFCSTVANDVMLETGVGVVRMWADEKSRLSRFRMLFTSFVDPPCSANTFFCHSNMCINNSLVCNGVQNCVYPWDENHCKEKRSRGLFHQITKTHGTVIGVSSGIVLVLLIISILVQMKQPRKKVVARRPGVFNKAGLQEVFDPPHYELFSLRDKEMSSDLADLSDELDSFHKVRRSSTMSRCVHEHHCGSQGSVGTGGGGGGSIKHSRTTLSSMELSYHNDFSKPPPMKTFNSTGTYKKSCYGYKQHAQTHDCDQQVIEDRVTEEIPCEIYSRGGGATGGVGIGGAVGITGGVAMAGGMGMAGGVPMAGPSGIAGGIGGSMGGACGTLTIRGSSSRNSTSVVDPQQRSMSMDF